One Hippoglossus stenolepis isolate QCI-W04-F060 chromosome 22, HSTE1.2, whole genome shotgun sequence DNA segment encodes these proteins:
- the LOC118101623 gene encoding 23 kDa integral membrane protein has translation MARCRSYLRGLAICVTVLLMASGVVMIGVGFSSIDGNIPVAVLFNQLSSSDGLLVLQVFGPITVLLSVLGVCAASLDLKPLLLVFSALILVEFVALMVVASPLVHVQAQMSGAVDEVFLNVTPLHRAERFIQSQLNKLQASDSCCGLRSFEDWDNQLPVSCLCSPTPPTSDLQLSSRPGNWSSEGTCVMVERDLYPPTPRSTDKLWVHSEPCGPVLKSYLSFPLKLRIGIISAYATIAMAAIALCLALGLEEYWKTPPVETTVDDYNRVKYQPKPSLT, from the exons ATGGCTCGATGCAGAAGTTACTTACGAGGACTCGCcatctgtgtcactgtgttgctAATG GCGTCTGGTGTCGTGATGATTGGCGTCGGGTTCTCCTCCATCGACGGCAACATACCGGTTGCTGTG TTGTTCAACCAGTTGTCCAGTAGTGATGGTTTACTCGTCCTCCAGGTGTTTGGTCCCATCACTGTGCTTTTGTCTGTTCTGGGCGTCTGTGCTGCGTCTTTAGACCTGAAAcctctgctgctggtg TTCTCTGCTCTGATCTTAGTGGAGTTCGTGGCTCTGATGGTCGTCGCCTCTCCGCTGGTTCATGTTCAGGCTCAG ATGAGCGGCGCGGTGGACGAGGTGTTTCTGAACGTGACTCCTCTTCACAGAGCGGAACGTTTCATCCAGAGTCAGCTGAACAAACTCCAGGCTTCA gACTCGTGTTGTGGTTTGAGGAGTTTTGAAGACTGGGACaatcaacttcctgtttcctgcctctgctcGCCGACTCCTCCCACCTCCGACCTGCAGCTGAG ctctcGGCCTGGTAACTGGAGCTCCGAGGGGACCTGTGTGATGGTGGAGCGCGACCTTTACCCTCCGACCCCACGGTCCACTGATAAGTTATGGGTTCACTCTGAG CCCTGCGGCCCCGTCCTGAAGAGCTACCTGAGCTTCCCCCTAAAACTCAGGATCGGAATCATTTCAGCGTACGCCACCATCGCG ATGGCGGCCATCGCTCTGTGTCTGGCTCTGGGTCTGGAGGAATACTGGAAGACGCCTCCGGTAGAAACCACCGTCGATGACTACAACCGAGTAAAATACCAACCGAAGCCCTCCCtcacctga